The following proteins are co-located in the Pseudomonas antarctica genome:
- a CDS encoding DUF2167 domain-containing protein yields the protein MNYFRLLLAAAALSLPAALAFAATTPAPVEASAPAETAEHFLASLKQKTGTVTLPSGIATLKLNDEFYYLDPADTERLLTDGWGNPPGFKTLGMIVPKAVSPLSERGWGVIVSYKADGHVSDEDAAKIDYAELLKQMQEDDDADNKERQKQGYAGLHLLGWAEPPRYDDTTHKMYWARELKADDAQQTTLNYSIRVLGREGVLELNAVAAMADLPTIKQEMPKVLAFTNFTDGNLYTDFNPKTDKLATYGLAALVAGGIAAKAGLFAKIGIFLLAAKKFLVIGVVALLALIRKLFNRNKA from the coding sequence ATGAATTACTTCCGCCTATTGCTCGCGGCGGCCGCCCTGAGCCTGCCTGCCGCACTCGCGTTTGCCGCCACTACGCCTGCGCCCGTTGAAGCCAGCGCACCGGCCGAAACCGCCGAGCACTTTCTCGCTTCACTCAAGCAGAAGACCGGCACGGTTACACTGCCCAGTGGCATTGCAACCCTCAAGCTTAACGACGAGTTCTACTACCTTGACCCCGCCGACACCGAGCGCCTGCTGACCGATGGCTGGGGCAACCCGCCAGGCTTCAAGACCCTGGGCATGATCGTGCCAAAAGCGGTGAGCCCACTGTCGGAGCGCGGCTGGGGTGTGATCGTCAGCTACAAGGCAGACGGTCACGTATCCGACGAAGACGCCGCAAAAATCGACTACGCCGAACTGCTCAAGCAAATGCAGGAAGATGACGACGCGGATAACAAAGAGCGTCAGAAACAAGGCTACGCCGGCCTGCACTTGTTGGGCTGGGCCGAGCCGCCGCGCTACGACGACACCACCCACAAAATGTACTGGGCCCGCGAACTGAAAGCCGACGACGCCCAGCAGACCACCCTCAACTACAGCATCCGCGTATTGGGTCGTGAAGGGGTTCTGGAGCTCAATGCCGTCGCCGCCATGGCCGACCTGCCGACCATCAAGCAGGAAATGCCCAAAGTCCTCGCCTTTACCAACTTCACCGACGGCAACCTGTACACCGATTTCAACCCGAAGACCGACAAGCTTGCGACTTACGGCCTCGCGGCGTTGGTTGCCGGCGGGATCGCCGCCAAGGCCGGGCTGTTCGCCAAAATCGGCATATTCCTGCTGGCGGCGAAGAAGTTCCTGGTAATCGGTGTTGTGGCGCTGCTCGCCTTGATCCGCAAACTGTTCAACCGCAACAAGGCCTGA
- a CDS encoding N-acetylmuramidase family protein: MKSLQGLPRLISASVGAPGKARNLPADVQCIQYLFNLIIPKMGFALAENGKCDGQLVQCISQYQFRHLKYAHPDGVIDPTGRTFNSLIEEAVKVPVKAYPTMRIPSFLNVFGNNSGDAVQATVNVYLDRMRAMVEAERRNRQLMLQSTCDGGMTLTDTDFQNAATQLGNGISVNIIRAFATVESGGRFGFGPAKLPVIAFEGHHFRKYTKKIYDQAHPLLSYPYVRKAGPQWQVNNKDQVKAWETMATAFALDQEAALMSASWGMFQVMGFNFGSCGYKTVFEFVAALKINAGNQLKAFVSFCSQSPSMMKAMKNKDYVGMARGYNGDDYGNYDVLIKKAYDALEGKK, encoded by the coding sequence ATGAAAAGCCTGCAAGGGTTGCCCCGTCTTATCAGTGCTTCGGTCGGTGCGCCCGGTAAAGCGCGTAACTTGCCCGCCGATGTTCAGTGCATCCAGTATTTATTCAATTTGATCATTCCCAAGATGGGTTTTGCGCTGGCTGAAAATGGCAAGTGCGACGGCCAATTGGTGCAGTGCATCAGTCAGTATCAGTTCCGTCATCTCAAGTACGCGCACCCCGATGGTGTGATCGACCCCACCGGTCGTACCTTCAACAGCTTGATCGAAGAAGCAGTGAAGGTGCCGGTGAAGGCGTACCCGACGATGCGTATTCCGAGCTTCCTCAACGTCTTCGGCAATAACAGTGGCGATGCGGTGCAAGCCACGGTCAATGTGTACCTGGACCGCATGCGCGCGATGGTCGAGGCCGAGCGGCGTAATCGGCAATTAATGCTCCAGTCCACCTGCGATGGCGGCATGACGCTCACCGATACCGACTTTCAGAACGCAGCCACACAGTTGGGCAACGGTATTTCGGTGAACATCATCAGGGCGTTCGCCACTGTGGAGTCCGGTGGGCGTTTCGGTTTCGGGCCGGCCAAATTGCCGGTGATCGCGTTTGAAGGGCATCATTTTCGCAAGTACACCAAGAAGATCTACGACCAGGCGCACCCGTTGCTGTCGTACCCCTATGTGAGAAAGGCCGGGCCGCAGTGGCAGGTCAATAACAAGGATCAAGTCAAAGCGTGGGAAACCATGGCGACCGCATTTGCCCTGGATCAGGAGGCGGCGTTGATGTCGGCCTCCTGGGGCATGTTTCAGGTGATGGGGTTCAACTTTGGATCGTGCGGCTACAAGACAGTATTTGAGTTCGTCGCGGCCTTAAAGATTAATGCCGGTAACCAGTTGAAAGCCTTCGTGTCCTTTTGCAGCCAAAGCCCTTCAATGATGAAGGCCATGAAAAACAAGGATTATGTTGGCATGGCGCGAGGCTATAACGGCGATGATTATGGCAACTATGACGTGCTTATTAAAAAAGCCTACGACGCACTGGAAGGGAAAAAATAA
- a CDS encoding N-acetylmuramidase family protein, translated as MTNLQGLPRPISASVGTPGKARNVPADVEYIQCLFNLIAPKSGSLLVVDGKCGALLVQRISDYQLNRLKVTKPDGVIDPQGRTFNSLVEDTRKANPDTPAAEPDRQQWITEATCDGGVILTEADFQSAATALGNAVSVNIIKAFATVESGGRSGFGPAKMPVIAYEGHLFRKYTQQKYDRSHPFLSYPYVEKAGPQWRANNKNQTTAWATLVAAYKLDPVAALMSASWGMFQIMGFNFAVCGYTTVFDFVTAMKTNAGLQLKAFVGFCSKNPALVKAIKSKDYVGMASHYNGKDYGDYDKRIQKAFDALERKK; from the coding sequence ATGACCAACCTTCAAGGTTTACCCAGACCTATCAGTGCTTCAGTCGGCACCCCAGGCAAGGCGCGTAATGTGCCTGCTGACGTTGAATACATTCAGTGTCTGTTTAATCTGATTGCGCCCAAATCTGGTTCGCTCCTGGTGGTAGACGGTAAGTGCGGTGCTCTGTTGGTTCAGCGCATCAGCGATTATCAGTTGAATCGTCTCAAGGTCACCAAACCCGACGGGGTGATTGACCCGCAAGGCCGCACGTTCAACAGCCTGGTCGAGGATACTCGCAAGGCAAATCCTGATACTCCGGCCGCCGAGCCAGACCGGCAGCAATGGATAACCGAGGCTACTTGTGACGGTGGAGTGATCCTCACCGAGGCCGATTTTCAGAGCGCCGCCACAGCGCTGGGCAACGCTGTTTCGGTGAATATTATCAAGGCGTTCGCCACGGTGGAGTCGGGTGGGCGCTCCGGGTTTGGCCCGGCCAAAATGCCGGTGATTGCTTACGAAGGGCACCTCTTCCGCAAGTACACTCAGCAGAAGTACGACAGAAGTCACCCCTTTTTGTCATACCCTTACGTGGAAAAGGCTGGCCCGCAATGGCGTGCCAATAACAAGAACCAGACGACGGCTTGGGCGACGCTGGTCGCTGCTTATAAGCTGGACCCCGTGGCGGCGTTGATGTCCGCGTCCTGGGGCATGTTTCAAATCATGGGCTTCAACTTTGCCGTCTGCGGTTACACGACCGTGTTCGACTTCGTCACTGCGATGAAAACCAACGCTGGTCTTCAATTAAAGGCATTCGTCGGTTTTTGCAGTAAAAACCCGGCCTTGGTCAAGGCGATCAAGAGTAAGGACTATGTGGGCATGGCCTCCCATTACAACGGTAAGGATTACGGCGACTACGACAAGCGAATCCAAAAGGCTTTTGATGCGCTTGAAAGGAAAAAATAG
- a CDS encoding zinc-binding metallopeptidase family protein, with translation MFRYFEQLSSRIAAPFMAGSSRNSKVWQCRCGQALFFRNSQCLACQALLGYQPQQSRLSSLQPGPVADTWLQDDNLDAGTFRRCANLDTAAACNWLIPAHSTAPLCVACSLNRTIPDLSVPENPERWRKVETAKRRLVAQLISLGLQVVPKSVDEDTGLAFDFVGIDLEGNAPTTGHANGLITLDIKEADDAHREKIRVQMREPYRTLLGHFRHEVGHYYWDRLIANSHWLEPFRGLFGDERASYAEALDQHYQNGPRPDWQQTCVSAYATMHPWEDWAETWAHYLHMMDAVDTALGFGMSAREMDLDYQPFPLTTLYDPEHPGGPAFLSFVNAWIELAGMLNELSRSMGQPDFYPFVLPPAVIAKLHFIHLVIQEEGGRADDVLKAQ, from the coding sequence ATGTTCCGCTACTTCGAGCAACTCAGTTCGCGCATCGCCGCACCGTTCATGGCCGGATCCTCGCGCAACAGCAAGGTGTGGCAATGCCGCTGCGGCCAGGCGCTGTTCTTTCGCAACAGCCAATGCCTGGCCTGTCAGGCGTTGCTGGGCTACCAACCGCAACAAAGCCGGTTGTCGTCTCTACAACCCGGGCCCGTCGCCGACACCTGGCTGCAGGACGATAACCTCGACGCCGGCACCTTCCGCCGCTGCGCCAACCTCGACACTGCGGCCGCCTGCAATTGGCTGATTCCCGCCCACAGCACCGCACCGCTGTGTGTGGCGTGCAGCCTGAACCGCACCATTCCGGACCTTTCCGTACCGGAAAACCCCGAACGCTGGCGCAAGGTAGAAACAGCCAAGCGCCGGCTGGTGGCACAACTGATCAGCCTGGGCCTGCAAGTTGTGCCAAAGAGCGTTGACGAAGACACCGGCCTGGCCTTCGACTTCGTCGGCATCGACCTGGAAGGCAACGCGCCCACCACCGGCCATGCCAACGGTCTGATCACCCTCGACATCAAGGAAGCCGACGACGCGCACCGCGAAAAAATCCGTGTGCAGATGCGTGAACCCTACCGCACCTTGCTCGGCCATTTTCGCCATGAAGTCGGCCATTACTACTGGGATCGACTGATCGCCAACAGCCACTGGCTTGAACCGTTTCGCGGCCTGTTCGGCGACGAGCGCGCCAGTTACGCCGAGGCGCTCGACCAGCATTACCAAAACGGCCCACGCCCCGACTGGCAGCAAACCTGCGTGAGTGCCTACGCCACCATGCACCCCTGGGAAGACTGGGCCGAGACCTGGGCCCATTACCTGCACATGATGGACGCCGTCGACACCGCGCTGGGCTTTGGCATGAGCGCCCGTGAGATGGACCTGGATTATCAACCGTTCCCGCTCACCACGCTCTACGACCCCGAGCACCCTGGCGGGCCAGCCTTCCTGTCGTTCGTCAACGCCTGGATCGAACTGGCCGGCATGCTCAACGAACTGTCGCGCAGCATGGGCCAACCGGATTTTTATCCCTTTGTATTGCCGCCGGCAGTGATCGCCAAGCTGCACTTTATTCACCTGGTGATCCAGGAAGAGGGTGGCAGGGCCGATGACGTCCTGAAGGCACAATGA
- the ligA gene encoding NAD-dependent DNA ligase LigA, with translation MTAAHTRILELRAELDQHNYRYHVLDEPSIPDAEYDRLFHELKALEAEHPEWVTRDSPTQRVGSAALSAFTQVRHEIPMLSLGNAFDETTMLEFDRRVTEGLDLPVGDLFGGGAAVEYSCEPKLDGLAVSLLYQDGELVRGATRGDGTTGEDISVNVRTVRNIPLKLQGTGWPATLEVRGEVFMSKAGFERLNASQLEVGGKTFANPRNAAAGSLRQLDSKITASRPLEFCCYGIGQVTADISDTHIGNLKQLQKWGMPISHELKLAKGIQECLDYYRDIGERRNSLGYEIDGVVFKVNSIASQRELGFRAREPRWAIAHKFPAMEELTELLDVEFQVGRTGAVTPVARLKPVKVAGVTVSNATLHNMDEVARLGLMIGDTVIIRRAGDVIPQVVSVVPERRPENARAVQIPERCPVCGSHVERTQLVKRSKGKETVSEGAVYRCVGRLACGAQLKQAIIHFVSRRAMDIDGLGDKTIEQLVDEKLIGSPADLYKLKYEQVIDLEGFADISSKKLITAIENSKTPTLARFIYALGIPDVGEETAKVLARSLASLERVQKALPEVLTYLPDVGLEVAHEIHSFFEDSHNQDVIGALLSPDECALQLQDQGDLSAEFAASTTLGGLLDKLHVPSVGPGAAQKLADKFGSLEDVIKADWLDMRQALPEKQAKAVRDFFDNPDNAHHALAIEQQLKDFGMHWQSEKKVVEGLPEAGHTWVLTGSLELMSRDVAKDKLESLGAKVAGSVSAKTHCVVAGPGAGSKLAKASELGLKVLDEEAFVAFLAKHNITV, from the coding sequence ATGACCGCCGCCCACACCCGCATCCTCGAACTGCGCGCTGAACTGGATCAGCACAACTACCGTTACCACGTCCTCGACGAGCCGAGCATTCCGGACGCCGAGTACGACCGGTTGTTCCATGAGCTCAAGGCCCTTGAGGCCGAGCACCCGGAATGGGTGACACGTGATTCGCCGACGCAGCGGGTCGGCAGTGCGGCGTTGTCGGCGTTTACCCAGGTACGCCACGAAATTCCGATGCTCAGCCTGGGCAACGCCTTTGATGAAACCACCATGCTCGAGTTTGATCGCCGGGTCACCGAAGGCCTCGACCTGCCGGTGGGCGATCTGTTTGGCGGTGGCGCGGCGGTGGAATACAGCTGCGAACCCAAGCTGGATGGCCTGGCGGTCAGCCTGTTGTATCAAGATGGCGAGCTGGTGCGCGGTGCTACCAGGGGTGATGGCACCACGGGTGAAGACATCAGCGTCAACGTGCGCACCGTGCGCAATATCCCGCTGAAGCTGCAGGGCACTGGCTGGCCCGCCACCCTGGAAGTGCGCGGTGAAGTGTTCATGTCCAAAGCCGGTTTCGAGCGGCTGAACGCCTCGCAGCTGGAAGTCGGCGGCAAGACCTTCGCCAACCCGCGCAATGCCGCGGCCGGCAGCCTGCGCCAGCTGGATTCGAAGATCACCGCCAGTCGCCCGCTGGAGTTTTGCTGCTATGGCATTGGCCAAGTGACCGCAGATATCAGCGACACCCATATCGGCAACTTGAAGCAGTTGCAGAAGTGGGGCATGCCGATCAGCCACGAGTTGAAGTTGGCCAAAGGCATCCAGGAATGCCTGGACTACTACCGCGATATCGGCGAGCGGCGTAACAGCCTGGGTTATGAAATCGACGGCGTGGTGTTCAAGGTCAACAGCATCGCCTCGCAGCGTGAACTGGGCTTCCGCGCCCGCGAACCGCGTTGGGCGATCGCGCATAAATTCCCGGCCATGGAAGAGCTTACCGAGTTGCTCGACGTGGAGTTTCAGGTCGGCCGCACCGGCGCCGTGACGCCCGTGGCGCGGTTGAAACCGGTCAAGGTTGCGGGTGTCACCGTGTCCAACGCCACCTTGCACAACATGGACGAAGTCGCGCGTCTGGGCCTGATGATCGGCGACACCGTGATCATCCGCCGGGCCGGTGATGTGATCCCGCAAGTCGTTTCCGTCGTGCCCGAGCGCCGGCCGGAAAACGCCCGCGCGGTGCAGATTCCCGAGCGCTGCCCGGTGTGTGGTTCCCACGTGGAGCGCACGCAGCTGGTCAAGCGCAGCAAGGGCAAGGAAACCGTCAGCGAAGGCGCGGTGTACCGCTGCGTCGGGCGCCTGGCCTGTGGGGCGCAGCTCAAGCAGGCGATTATCCATTTCGTTTCGCGCCGCGCCATGGACATCGACGGCCTGGGCGACAAGACCATCGAGCAACTGGTGGATGAAAAGCTCATCGGTTCGCCGGCCGATCTCTACAAGCTCAAGTACGAGCAGGTCATCGACCTGGAAGGCTTTGCCGATATTTCCAGCAAGAAGCTGATCACCGCCATCGAAAACAGCAAGACGCCGACCCTGGCGCGCTTCATCTACGCGCTGGGTATTCCGGACGTAGGCGAGGAGACCGCCAAGGTGCTGGCGCGCTCGCTGGCGTCTCTGGAGCGGGTGCAGAAGGCTCTGCCGGAAGTGCTGACATATCTGCCGGACGTGGGCCTGGAAGTGGCGCACGAGATTCACAGCTTCTTCGAAGACAGCCATAACCAGGACGTGATTGGCGCCCTGTTGTCACCGGACGAATGCGCGCTGCAATTGCAGGATCAGGGCGACCTGAGCGCCGAGTTTGCCGCCAGCACCACGCTGGGCGGCCTGCTCGACAAGCTGCACGTACCCAGCGTTGGCCCGGGTGCCGCACAGAAACTCGCGGACAAGTTCGGCTCCCTGGAAGACGTGATCAAGGCCGACTGGCTGGATATGCGCCAGGCGCTGCCCGAGAAGCAGGCCAAGGCCGTGCGCGACTTTTTCGATAACCCCGACAATGCCCACCACGCCCTGGCCATCGAGCAGCAGCTCAAGGACTTTGGCATGCACTGGCAGAGCGAGAAGAAGGTGGTCGAAGGGTTGCCGGAGGCGGGGCATACCTGGGTGCTCACCGGCTCACTGGAGCTGATGAGCCGCGATGTGGCCAAGGACAAGCTCGAAAGCCTCGGCGCCAAGGTGGCCGGTTCGGTGTCGGCGAAAACGCACTGCGTGGTGGCTGGGCCGGGCGCCGGTTCGAAACTGGCCAAGGCCAGCGAACTGGGCCTGAAAGTGCTGGATGAGGAGGCATTTGTCGCGTTCCTGGCCAAGCACAACATTACGGTCTGA
- the zipA gene encoding cell division protein ZipA encodes MEIGLREWLIVIGIIVIAGILFDGWRRMRGGKGKLKFRLDRNLSNLPDDDGSAELLGPPRVLDTHKEPQLDEHDLPSMSAPMREAREPSSKRGKRGSAPVAEPHQGDLNLDVDEGPSFSSRDDDFPDETPTKSAPRQSVNDQPAAEEVLVISVICRDAAGFKGPALLQNILESGLRFGEMDIFHRHESMAGNGEVLFSMANAVKPGTFDLDDIDLFSTPAVSFFLGLPGPRHPKQAFDVMVAAARKLSQELNGELKDDQRSVLTAQTIEHYRQRIVEFERRALTQKR; translated from the coding sequence ATGGAAATCGGTCTGCGCGAGTGGCTGATCGTCATCGGCATTATTGTCATTGCCGGTATTCTTTTTGATGGCTGGCGCCGCATGCGCGGTGGCAAGGGCAAGCTCAAATTCCGCCTGGACCGTAACCTGTCCAACTTGCCCGACGACGACGGCAGCGCCGAGCTGCTGGGGCCGCCCCGTGTGCTGGATACTCATAAAGAGCCGCAGCTGGACGAGCACGACTTACCGTCGATGAGCGCGCCAATGCGTGAAGCGCGGGAGCCGTCCTCCAAGCGTGGCAAGCGCGGCAGTGCGCCGGTGGCCGAGCCGCATCAGGGCGACCTGAACCTCGACGTCGATGAAGGCCCGAGCTTCAGCAGCCGCGATGACGACTTCCCTGACGAGACCCCGACCAAAAGCGCGCCACGCCAATCGGTAAACGATCAGCCGGCCGCCGAAGAAGTGTTGGTGATCAGCGTGATCTGCCGCGACGCCGCCGGCTTCAAAGGCCCCGCGCTGCTGCAGAACATCCTCGAAAGCGGCCTGCGCTTTGGCGAGATGGATATTTTCCACCGTCACGAAAGCATGGCCGGTAACGGCGAAGTGCTGTTCTCGATGGCTAACGCGGTCAAGCCGGGCACTTTCGATCTGGACGATATCGACCTGTTCAGCACCCCGGCAGTGAGTTTCTTCCTCGGCTTGCCAGGCCCACGTCACCCGAAACAAGCGTTCGACGTGATGGTGGCCGCCGCCCGCAAGCTGTCCCAGGAACTCAACGGCGAGCTCAAGGACGACCAACGCAGCGTCCTCACGGCCCAGACCATCGAACACTACCGTCAGCGCATCGTCGAGTTCGAGCGTCGCGCCCTGACACAGAAACGCTGA
- the smc gene encoding chromosome segregation protein SMC, which yields MRLKCIKLAGFKSFVDPTTVNFPSNMAAVVGPNGCGKSNIIDAVRWVMGESSAKNLRGESMTDVIFNGSTSRKPVSQASIELVFDNSDGTLVGEYAAYAEISIRRKVTRDSQNSYFLNGTKCRRRDITDIFLGTGLGPRSYSIIEQGMISKLIEAKPEDLRNFIEEAAGISKYKERRRETENRIRRTHENLARLTDLREELERQLERLHRQAQAAEKYQEYKGEERQLKAQLSALRWQALNDQVGQREAIIGTQEISFEALVAEQRNADASIERLRDGHHDLSERFNLVQGRFYSVGGDIARVEQSIQHGQQRLRQLQDDLKEAERARLETESHLGHDRTLLLTLGEELDMLTPEQEITSAAAEEAAAALEESETTMHGWQEQWDAFNLQSAEPRRQAEVQQSRIQQLETSMERLAERQRRLQEERVLLAADPEDAAIMALSEQLAESEMTLEELEASEEQQVERLEQLRQQLQQATQAQQQAQGDLQRLNGRLASLEALQQAALDPGTGTAEWLRDQHLAERPRLAEGLKVEAGWELAVETVLGADLQAVLVDDFGGFDLAGFAQGDLRLLSPAADGTRVPGSLLDKVEAAIDLSPWLGQVKPVDSLEQALAQRGQLGAGESLISRDGYWVGRHFLRVRRASEAESGVLARGQEIVNLTAEREEREATLERLETELQTLRATQRQQETGREHLRRLLQDEARQQGELKAQLSASKAKAEQLTLRRSRLDDEVVEMGEQRALEHEQIGEARLQLQEALDSMALDTEQRELLLAQRDSLRERLDRVRQEARQHKDHAHQLAVRLGSLRAQHDSTRQALERLEMQSERLTEKREQLSLNLEEGEAPLEELRLKLEELLDKRMTVDEELKTAQIALEDADRELRDAEKRRTQAEQQSQLIRGQLEQQRMEWQALTVRRKTLQDQLLEDGYDLHGVLDTLTAQANEKDAEEELERIAARIQRLGAINLAAIDEYQQQSERKRYLDAQNADLVEALDTLENVIRKIDKETRNRFKDTFDQINSGLQALFPKVFGGGSAYLELTGEDLLDTGVTIMARPPGKKNSTIHLLSGGEKALTALALVFAIFKLNPAPFCMLDEVDAPLDDANVGRYARLVKEMSQTVQFIYITHNKIAMEMADQLMGVTMHEPGCSRLVAVDVEEAMAMVDA from the coding sequence GTGCGGCTCAAGTGCATCAAACTGGCGGGGTTCAAATCCTTCGTCGACCCGACCACGGTGAACTTCCCCAGTAACATGGCGGCGGTGGTCGGGCCCAATGGCTGCGGCAAGTCGAATATCATCGACGCCGTGCGCTGGGTGATGGGCGAGAGCTCGGCAAAAAACCTGCGTGGCGAGTCGATGACCGACGTCATCTTCAACGGCTCCACCAGCCGCAAGCCGGTGAGCCAGGCCAGCATCGAACTGGTGTTCGATAACTCCGACGGCACCCTGGTCGGTGAATACGCGGCCTACGCGGAAATCTCGATCCGCCGCAAAGTGACGCGCGACAGCCAGAACAGTTATTTCCTCAACGGCACCAAGTGCCGGCGCCGTGACATCACCGATATCTTCCTCGGCACCGGCTTGGGCCCGCGCAGCTACTCGATCATCGAGCAGGGCATGATCTCCAAGCTGATCGAAGCCAAGCCCGAAGACCTGCGCAACTTTATCGAAGAGGCGGCCGGCATCTCCAAGTACAAGGAGCGCCGCCGCGAGACTGAAAACCGTATTCGCCGCACCCATGAAAACCTTGCCCGCCTGACCGACCTGCGCGAAGAGCTGGAGCGCCAGTTGGAGCGCCTGCACCGCCAGGCCCAGGCCGCCGAGAAGTATCAGGAATACAAGGGCGAGGAGCGTCAGCTCAAGGCGCAACTGTCGGCCCTGCGTTGGCAGGCGCTGAATGATCAGGTCGGCCAGCGCGAAGCGATCATTGGCACCCAGGAAATCAGCTTTGAAGCGCTGGTGGCCGAGCAGCGCAATGCCGACGCCAGCATTGAGCGCCTGCGCGATGGGCACCATGACCTGTCCGAGCGCTTCAACCTGGTGCAGGGCCGTTTCTACTCGGTGGGGGGTGATATCGCCCGGGTCGAGCAGAGCATCCAGCACGGCCAGCAGCGTCTGCGCCAGTTGCAGGATGATTTGAAGGAAGCCGAACGCGCGCGCCTGGAAACCGAATCGCACCTGGGCCATGACCGCACCTTGTTGCTGACCCTCGGCGAAGAGCTCGACATGCTCACCCCCGAGCAGGAAATCACCAGCGCTGCCGCCGAAGAAGCGGCCGCTGCGCTGGAAGAATCCGAAACCACCATGCACGGCTGGCAGGAACAGTGGGACGCTTTCAACCTGCAATCCGCCGAGCCGCGCCGTCAGGCTGAGGTGCAGCAGTCGCGTATCCAGCAGCTGGAAACCAGCATGGAACGCCTGGCCGAGCGCCAGCGCCGTCTGCAGGAAGAACGTGTGTTGCTTGCCGCCGACCCGGAAGACGCGGCGATCATGGCACTCAGCGAGCAACTGGCCGAGAGCGAAATGACGCTGGAAGAGCTGGAAGCCAGCGAAGAACAACAAGTGGAGCGCCTGGAGCAATTGCGTCAGCAGTTGCAACAGGCGACCCAGGCCCAGCAGCAGGCCCAGGGCGACTTGCAGCGGCTCAACGGTCGCCTGGCGTCACTTGAAGCCTTGCAGCAAGCCGCACTGGACCCGGGCACCGGCACCGCCGAATGGCTGCGCGACCAGCATCTTGCCGAGCGCCCGCGCCTGGCCGAAGGCTTGAAGGTTGAGGCCGGTTGGGAGCTGGCGGTGGAAACCGTACTCGGCGCCGACCTGCAAGCCGTGCTGGTGGATGATTTTGGCGGCTTCGACCTGGCCGGTTTTGCCCAGGGCGATCTGCGCTTACTCAGCCCGGCGGCCGATGGCACCCGCGTGCCGGGTAGTCTGCTGGACAAGGTCGAGGCGGCGATTGATCTGTCGCCCTGGCTGGGCCAGGTCAAACCGGTGGATTCCCTGGAGCAGGCCCTGGCCCAACGCGGTCAGCTGGGCGCCGGTGAAAGCCTGATCAGCCGTGACGGTTACTGGGTTGGTCGGCACTTCCTGCGGGTGCGCCGTGCCAGCGAAGCGGAAAGCGGCGTATTGGCCCGTGGCCAGGAAATCGTCAACCTGACCGCCGAGCGCGAGGAGCGCGAAGCCACCCTCGAACGCCTGGAAACCGAACTGCAAACCTTGCGCGCTACCCAGCGCCAGCAAGAGACCGGTCGCGAACATTTGCGCCGCCTGTTGCAGGATGAGGCGCGCCAGCAAGGTGAATTGAAAGCCCAGCTGTCGGCGAGCAAGGCCAAGGCCGAGCAACTGACACTGCGCCGCTCCCGCCTCGACGACGAAGTGGTCGAGATGGGCGAGCAGCGTGCCCTGGAACACGAACAAATCGGCGAAGCGCGCCTGCAATTGCAAGAAGCCCTCGACAGCATGGCCCTCGACACCGAGCAGCGCGAACTGCTGCTGGCCCAGCGTGACAGCCTGCGCGAGCGCCTCGACCGCGTGCGTCAGGAAGCCCGCCAGCACAAGGACCACGCCCACCAATTGGCGGTGCGCCTCGGCTCTTTGCGCGCGCAGCACGATTCCACGCGCCAGGCCCTTGAGCGCCTGGAGATGCAATCCGAGCGCCTCACCGAAAAGCGCGAGCAGCTGAGCCTCAACCTGGAGGAGGGCGAAGCGCCGCTGGAAGAGTTGCGGCTCAAGCTCGAAGAGTTGCTCGACAAGCGCATGACCGTCGACGAAGAACTCAAGACTGCGCAGATCGCCCTGGAGGACGCCGACCGCGAATTGCGCGACGCAGAAAAACGTCGGACCCAGGCCGAGCAGCAATCCCAATTGATCCGCGGCCAACTCGAACAGCAACGCATGGAATGGCAAGCCCTGACCGTGCGCCGCAAGACCCTGCAAGACCAGTTGTTGGAAGACGGCTACGACCTGCACGGCGTGCTCGATACCTTGACCGCCCAGGCCAACGAAAAAGACGCCGAAGAAGAACTTGAACGGATTGCTGCGCGTATTCAAAGGCTCGGTGCGATCAACCTTGCGGCCATCGACGAGTACCAGCAGCAGTCCGAGCGTAAACGTTATCTGGATGCTCAGAACGCCGATCTGGTGGAAGCCCTCGACACCCTGGAAAACGTGATTCGCAAGATCGACAAGGAAACCCGTAATCGCTTCAAAGATACCTTTGATCAGATTAATAGCGGTTTACAGGCGTTATTCCCGAAAGTTTTCGGTGGAGGCAGCGCCTACTTGGAACTGACGGGCGAAGATCTACTCGATACAGGGGTAACGATCATGGCGCGGCCTCCGGGCAAGAAGAACAGCACCATCCATTTGTTGTCCGGTGGCGAGAAGGCCCTGACCGCATTGGCTCTGGTATTTGCCATCTTCAAGTTGAACCCGGCGCCGTTTTGTATGCTCGACGAAGTTGACGCCCCGCTGGATGACGCTAACGTTGGACGCTACGCTCGATTGGTGAAAGAGATGTCCCAGACCGTGCAGTTCATCTATATCACCCACAACAAGATCGCCATGGAAATGGCGGACCAATTGATGGGTGTAACGATGCACGAGCCGGGTTGTTCGCGATTGGTGGCGGTGGATGTCGAGGAAGCGATGGCGATGGTGGACGCCTAG